The uncultured Trichococcus sp. DNA window CTCATGCACAGTATTTTGTTGCCCTTCGCTGACCTTGGAAAAACGCAAAACGTTCGTGGAGAGATCCTTGCCTTTTTCAGCCGCAAGGTAGATTTCCTTCAGTTCGCTGACCAATTCCTCGTTCTCGGCATAGTCTTCCATCAGCAACTGGGTATTCCCCAGGATTGGGGTCAGGAAATTATTCATGTCGTGAACGATCGTCGTGGTCAAGAGTCCTATCGCTTCCAGTTTGCTTTCTTTCAGGATCCGTTTTTCCAATCGATGGCGCTCGTTCTCAAATTTTTGTTTTTCGATTAGGCGTTGACTTTCTTCATAAGCCTGATTCTTTTTGTTGTATCCTCTTATCAAAAGAATGAAGATTAAAATGATGGCAGAAATCAGCAATAACAGACTCAATAGGATATAATTGTTTTGAATAGGGACACGGTTGTGCTCGTAGAAGTCCGAATTCAGCGCGACCACCCAGTGGGCTTCGCCGATATCGATCCACTTGAATGCGCCCAACTTCAGTACCTTGGTAGGATTCTCCTCATTCCACCAATAGGAATAATAGCTTAGCGTCCCTTCCTGTTGGCTGAGCTGAGCTTCCTCCAGTCGTCTCAGATCGGAAAGGTCCAAATCCGGGAACTGCGCTTGGCGATCGGATATGATATCTAAACCCACCTGGTTTTCGACAGGATGGAGGACGACTTCCATAGCGGCGTTCTTGACCAAAGGGTAGCCGCTATAATCGCTTGTGTCGCTGAATATATCTGTCTTGAACATGTTCTCCAAGTTCAAAGGCACGACGAAATATCCTGTTACTTGTTCCTCTGAGTCAAGGATAGAAGCGTAAAGATTGACGTAGGACTGATTATCAAGGAAATATTCGCTGCTGTTTTGGATTAACCCGTTGCTTGCGGATTCAAGGTTCGAACCCGCAAGAA harbors:
- a CDS encoding ATP-binding protein; its protein translation is MENKPTTRIINIIMTGLFIIITITLVTIAGSFYTVQQNAVKSGQEQLMRTLNYVTNNLELLIENRSLALHHFSREMAFHDFPDGLLPVADQEAMIKAYLTTHADQTKLLLQLDADGIFVDAWQLENGSLQELSQERAKSYLLAGSNLESASNGLIQNSSEYFLDNQSYVNLYASILDSEEQVTGYFVVPLNLENMFKTDIFSDTSDYSGYPLVKNAAMEVVLHPVENQVGLDIISDRQAQFPDLDLSDLRRLEEAQLSQQEGTLSYYSYWWNEENPTKVLKLGAFKWIDIGEAHWVVALNSDFYEHNRVPIQNNYILLSLLLLISAIILIFILLIRGYNKKNQAYEESQRLIEKQKFENERHRLEKRILKESKLEAIGLLTTTIVHDMNNFLTPILGNTQLLMEDYAENEELVSELKEIYLAAEKGKDLSTNVLRFSKVSEGQQNTVHELSQVLKETLSEITILTPKSIKVESDIAPGILVEGFDKQDLQVVLYNLLANAFQAIDKRPGNVTIKLKKADAERNTDLQKRSFVTKGKKFAVLSITDDGPGIAEGLESNDLFDPFFTTKGSNGSGLGLFVVSSIADKYDWQIRLDRSQKGLTVLVNIPLQKD